In one Streptomyces sp. T12 genomic region, the following are encoded:
- a CDS encoding MFS transporter, producing the protein MRYFRLLVLGNGISAYGSYLNMVALNVFVYDATGSALAAGLFMAVRLATSVVSGWVSGRLVSAHDRKRLMVGADLCQAVALLTLLLAPDGTRPGLLYVLAVVTGGCSTLSQVALRSSIPEIVGAEHRVRANGLLVTGRSLAMIAGFASSGVVVAELGYSAAFALDAATFLVSATVLFLLPVRTRAATDAAAGGTAKSSGAARWTARMLLGTAPLLMAMIAIRAVDGLGSSSHNVALPIYSSSLDPDHPATFISQFWATWAIGNIIAQQVIGRVTKKTGRTPGERAFALGACVMSAGFIVVFSGLPTVPAVIAALVAGAADGFTEIVYVSRLQTAPDEQRGRLFGLSASAENTGFGLGMLVSGALLETFSPLQVVASFHGLAIVLCAALLLLLLSRGRTRDPSAEETVGQDRTTVTEGRG; encoded by the coding sequence ATGAGGTATTTCCGTCTGCTCGTGCTGGGCAACGGCATCTCGGCGTACGGCAGCTACCTGAACATGGTGGCGCTGAACGTCTTCGTCTACGACGCCACGGGCAGCGCGCTGGCGGCCGGCCTCTTCATGGCCGTACGGCTGGCGACGAGTGTCGTGTCGGGCTGGGTGAGCGGTCGACTCGTCTCGGCCCACGACCGCAAGCGCCTGATGGTCGGCGCCGACCTGTGCCAGGCCGTGGCGCTGCTGACGCTGCTGCTCGCCCCCGACGGCACGCGTCCCGGGCTGCTGTACGTCCTGGCCGTGGTCACCGGCGGCTGCTCGACACTGTCCCAGGTGGCCCTGCGCAGCAGCATCCCGGAGATCGTCGGCGCGGAGCACCGCGTACGCGCCAACGGGCTGCTGGTGACCGGGCGTTCGCTCGCCATGATCGCCGGGTTCGCGTCGTCGGGCGTGGTGGTGGCCGAACTCGGCTACTCCGCGGCGTTCGCGCTGGACGCCGCGACCTTCCTGGTCTCCGCGACGGTGCTGTTCCTGCTGCCCGTACGCACCAGGGCAGCCACCGACGCCGCCGCCGGCGGCACCGCGAAGTCCTCCGGCGCCGCCCGCTGGACGGCCCGGATGCTGCTGGGCACCGCCCCGCTGCTGATGGCGATGATCGCCATCAGGGCGGTCGACGGGCTGGGCTCGTCGTCCCACAACGTCGCCCTGCCGATCTACTCCAGCAGCCTGGACCCCGACCATCCGGCCACGTTCATCAGCCAGTTCTGGGCCACCTGGGCCATCGGCAACATCATCGCCCAGCAGGTCATCGGGCGGGTCACCAAGAAGACCGGGCGGACACCGGGGGAGCGGGCGTTCGCGCTCGGCGCCTGTGTGATGTCGGCCGGGTTCATCGTGGTCTTCAGCGGACTGCCGACCGTGCCCGCCGTCATCGCCGCGCTCGTCGCCGGGGCCGCCGACGGATTCACCGAGATCGTCTACGTGTCGAGGCTGCAGACCGCCCCCGACGAGCAGCGCGGCCGCCTCTTCGGGCTCTCCGCCTCGGCCGAGAACACCGGCTTCGGCCTGGGCATGCTCGTGAGCGGCGCCCTGCTGGAGACGTTCTCACCGCTGCAGGTGGTGGCCTCCTTCCACGGCCTTGCGATCGTCCTCTGCGCGGCCCTGCTCCTGCTGCTCCTGAGCCGGGGCCGCACCCGCGACCCCAGCGCTGAGGAAACGGTTGGCCAGGACAGGACGACGGTGACGGAGGGACGGGGTTGA